DNA from Desulfarculus baarsii DSM 2075:
CGAGGGCTTTGTCATCACCTCGGCCAAACCGCTGGGCGAGTGGGACGGCTTCGGCGTCTGCCAGGTGCTGGGCTGAACCGCGCGGTTCGACCGCGTTTGAAATTCGCGTGACGTCGCGCCAGCGCCACTGGCCGCCGGCCGCCAGGCGGGGTATCTTCAGTTAAAGACGGCCTGTCGGGCGGCCCGGCCATGACGGCCCGGCGCGGACCCACGGCCAAGGCGGAGCCGGCGTGCAGCAAAACCTCTCCCATTGGGTCCACGACATCGACCCGGTGCTCATTCAAATTTATGGCGATTTCGGCGTGCGCTACTATGGCCTGGCCTACATCCTGGCCTTCGTGGGCGGCTATCTGTTCCTGCGCCTGGCCTGGCGCAAGGGCCGCTCGCCGCTGGACCCGGAAAAGATCGACAATGTGTTTTTGGCCATCGCCGGCGGGGTGATCATAGGCGGTCGGCTGGGCCACGTGCTGTTCTACGAGCTAGGCCATTTTCTGGGCGACCCGCTGATGGTCTTCCGGCTGTGGGACGGCGGCATGTCCAGCCACGGCGGGTTCATCGGCGTGGCCCTGGCCCTGATCTGGGCGGCCCGGCGTTATGGCCTCTCCTTCGCCGAGTTGGGCGACCTGATCTGCCCCATCGTGCCGCTGGGCCTGATGATGGGCCGGGTGGCCAACTTCATCAACGGCGAGCTGTGGGGCACGCCGTCGCAAGCGCCGTGGGCGGTGGTCTTCCCGCGTAGCGCACCGCCGGGCGTGGCCCTGGAGCAGGTGGCGGCCCGGCATCCGTCGCAGCTATACGAGGCGGCGCTTGAGGGGTTGCTGCTGCTATTGATTTTTCAGTGGCGATTCTGGTTTACGAAGGCAAACAAATTTCAGGGGCGGCTTAGCGGCGAATTTCTGATACTCTATGCGATAGTGCGGATCTTCTGCGAACAGTTCCGCGAGCCGGACGCCGGGCTGATTCTGGGGATGAGTCGCGGTTCATTTTACAGCCTGTTTTTGCTGGCGTGGGGCGCGGTTCTGTGGTTTCGCTCCGGCCCTCGGGTGGAGAAGGCGCCCCCCGGCAGCAAGAAGCAAAAAAATAGGGTATAGATTAAGCCGATCGTTTTTGCCGATTTCGATTGCAATAACCTATTGGACTGACCAGGGAGTTTTACATAGAATGGGCGCAATATGTAGATTTTATCCCATTAGTTAAGGTTGTTATTGATGCATCCGGCCATCGGTTTCCCCTAATATCCGATAGTGGATGCTACCAGGGTTTGGTGAAAGGGGAAGCCGAGGCGGTTTTTGGACCTTCCCGCGAGTTGCCACGAGAGCATACCCCACGCCTCCCCAAGCCGCGCCCCTCGCTCCGAACCGTCTCTGGCCACGGGCCCGAGCCAGCACCGATCGTGGAGGCAACATGACCGAGGTTTTCGAACCTAAGATTTTGGCCATCTGCTGCCAGTGGTGCTCGTATGCGGCGGCAGATCTTGCTGGGGCCATGCGCCTGCAGTATCCGCCCAACGTGCGGATCATCATGGTGCCCTGCACCGGCCGGGTGGACGCCCTGCACATGCTGCGGCCCTTCGAGGAAGGCGCCGACGGCGTGTTGTTGTCGGGCTGCCTGCCCGGCGACTGTCATTACAAGGATGGCAATCTGAAGGCGGCCAAGCGGGTGGATTACGTCAAGGGCATGCTCGCCTCCCTGGGAGTGGAGCCAGAACGCCTGGAGATGTATCATAATTCCTCGGCCATGGGCCCTCAGTTCGCCCAGACCTGTCGGGACTTCACCGAGCGAATCATCGGCCTGGGGCCTATTTACGGCGCCGGGCAAAAGGCGGCCTGAGCGCCTTTTAACATGCTGAAATACGTACGATTTCAAGCGACGTGCTTGTGATCGTTTTTTCAATCTGCATAGGCAAGTCATCAAGGAGCTTATTAGGATGGCTGACAAAACCAAGAAGCCAGTCGGAGCCGTGATGGTCGTCGGCGGCGGCATCGCCTCCATCCAGGCTTCGCTGGATCTGGCCGATAGCGGCTATTACGTCTACATGGTCGAAAAGACCTCGGCCATCGGCGGCGTCATGGCCATGTTGGACAAGACCTTCCCGACCAACGACTGTTCGATGTGCATTCTCTCGCCCAAACTGGTCGAGGCCGGCCGTCACCCCAACATCGAGGTGATCACCCTGGCCGAGGTGCAGGACATCAGCGGCGAGGCGGGCAACTTCGAGGTCAAGGTGCTGCAGAAGGCCCGTTACATCGACATGAGCAAGTGCATCGCCTGCGGCGCTTGCGCGGCCAAATGTCCCAAGCGCGTGCCCGACGAGTTCAACCAGCGCCTCAACAACCGCCACGCGGCCCACGTGCGCTATCCCCAGGCCGTGCCGCTGAAGTACGCCATCGACAAGGAAAACTGCCTTTACTTCCAAAAAGGCAAGTGCCGCGCCTGCG
Protein-coding regions in this window:
- the lgt gene encoding prolipoprotein diacylglyceryl transferase, whose amino-acid sequence is MQQNLSHWVHDIDPVLIQIYGDFGVRYYGLAYILAFVGGYLFLRLAWRKGRSPLDPEKIDNVFLAIAGGVIIGGRLGHVLFYELGHFLGDPLMVFRLWDGGMSSHGGFIGVALALIWAARRYGLSFAELGDLICPIVPLGLMMGRVANFINGELWGTPSQAPWAVVFPRSAPPGVALEQVAARHPSQLYEAALEGLLLLLIFQWRFWFTKANKFQGRLSGEFLILYAIVRIFCEQFREPDAGLILGMSRGSFYSLFLLAWGAVLWFRSGPRVEKAPPGSKKQKNRV
- a CDS encoding hydrogenase iron-sulfur subunit, which encodes MTEVFEPKILAICCQWCSYAAADLAGAMRLQYPPNVRIIMVPCTGRVDALHMLRPFEEGADGVLLSGCLPGDCHYKDGNLKAAKRVDYVKGMLASLGVEPERLEMYHNSSAMGPQFAQTCRDFTERIIGLGPIYGAGQKAA